Genomic DNA from Balneolales bacterium ANBcel1:
GTTGGGTTCTCCGGTCAGTTCGCGCGCCTCCTCGTCGTTGATAATCAGGACATCCACACGGGAGATCGTCTCTTCAAGGGCTTCCCTGGCACCGGAAATCCAGAAATTCATGGTGTCGCAGACGATCAGCTTCGGCTGCGTAACCTGATCCAGCACTTTCAATTGCAGGCCGGGGTCAATGTTTCCCAGACAGACGATGCGACTGCCTTTATATGCTTCCGGAATAACCGGGTTGAAGTGTTCGAACACATTCAGCTGAGTGTCAAGCGTATCCCGGCTGTTCATGTCGTCATGGTACCTGCCCTTCCAGAAAAACGTATTCCCCGTATCATCCACTTTGAACCCTTCGAGGTCGACCCCCCGGTCTTTAAAAAATTTGAGATCCTTCTGGTCGAAGTCGCTTCCAACGGTACCCACCAGCCTCACCGGCTGAGTGATATAGCTGGATGATACCGAAATATAGGTAGCTGATCCGCCAAGGGTGCGGTCCACTTTACCGGCGGGTGCTTCAATTCCGTCATAAGCCACGGATCCAACAACAAGTACACTCATGATACGCTACAATTATTCTAAATTAGAGGTGCCAAAAAACGACAGTGTGTCTTTTAAATAACAATTTTGTTAAAGTACGCTTTTCGGTGAGGCTATGCAAAACGACGATGTTACAGTATATACTACTCTGCTTATGCGCCGTCCCAAATACATCATATTTGATTACAACAAAATCGACAAGCTGCTCCACAACCGGTTGCGGCTTGCCCTCCTCTCTTCGGTGGCCTACTCCGAGGAGATCGATTTCTCCACGCTCAAGAATACGGTCAAGGCAACGGACGGTAACCTCGGCAGGCAAATTCAGATTCTGGAGGAATCCGGCTATCTTACCACCCGTATCCGGCACAGTGAGAAACGGCCTCAAAAAATGGTGACATTGACGCCAAAAGGCCGGAGCGCTCTGATACGTTATAAAAAGCATATCATGACTCTGCTGCAATTTCAGGATTCCATGTAACGCGTGTTATGTCCTTCGAAACCCACTCTACTTTCTCCGATTACTGTAAAGCCGTGATGGAGCGGCGCCTTCCCGGCCGCGATGCACAGGCGGCCATGGCACCGGTACCGGACAATCGCCCGGATACGTCACAGTTGCCGGAATCGGGCGTTCGACAGAGCAGTGTTCTGGTGCTTTGTTCCCTGGAACAGCCGGTTTCCATTTTGTACACTCTGCGCAATAAAACCCTGACCAACCACGCCGGCCAGATCAGTTTTCCGGGAGGTCGCCAACAGCCCGGCGAGGCTCTCCGGGAAACCGCCATGCGAGAGACCGCAGAGGAGGTCGGCATTTCACCCAACCAATACGAAATCACCGGATCCCTGAGTCCCCTTTTTGTGCCCCCCTCCCGGTTTGTCATACATCCCTGGCTTGCTTTTTGCCGCAGACGGCCC
This window encodes:
- a CDS encoding PfkB family carbohydrate kinase, giving the protein MSVLVVGSVAYDGIEAPAGKVDRTLGGSATYISVSSSYITQPVRLVGTVGSDFDQKDLKFFKDRGVDLEGFKVDDTGNTFFWKGRYHDDMNSRDTLDTQLNVFEHFNPVIPEAYKGSRIVCLGNIDPGLQLKVLDQVTQPKLIVCDTMNFWISGAREALEETISRVDVLIINDEEARELTGEPNLLKSAKLIREKGPRFLIIKKGEHGANLYYDQSVFSVPGYPLSNIVDPTGAGDSFMGGFSGWLSRADRFTEENLRRAVVYGSVMASFCVEAFGTGRFEELSRFDIGKRYDAFRKLSTIPERS
- a CDS encoding transcriptional regulator, which codes for MQNDDVTVYTTLLMRRPKYIIFDYNKIDKLLHNRLRLALLSSVAYSEEIDFSTLKNTVKATDGNLGRQIQILEESGYLTTRIRHSEKRPQKMVTLTPKGRSALIRYKKHIMTLLQFQDSM
- a CDS encoding CoA pyrophosphatase, with product MSFETHSTFSDYCKAVMERRLPGRDAQAAMAPVPDNRPDTSQLPESGVRQSSVLVLCSLEQPVSILYTLRNKTLTNHAGQISFPGGRQQPGEALRETAMRETAEEVGISPNQYEITGSLSPLFVPPSRFVIHPWLAFCRRRPRTIPRPEEVSDIFWVTAADLLDSGNIRTRDETFRNNRLRIPYWDVHSEPLWGATAMITSELVALYHRFLTQHERGNTDGLAGRCESRPSKNDTP